The DNA region TACTTTTTTTTATAATTTAATCCAACAACATTTTTAACTTTTGTTATTTTTTTATTAGCAATTGCTCGTGCTTTTGTTGCTCCTAAATCAATTAATTCATCAATTGTTTGATCTTGCATTAATTTGTGGTATTTTTTTTGAATTGGTTCTAAAACTTCAATAATCGTATTGGCAACTTGTTCTTTTAATTGGCCATAATTGTGTTGAACAAATTCCTTAACAGCTGCTTCAATTGTTACTTTTTTTAAAACAGCATAAATTGTTAAAAGATTACTTACGCCTGGTTTTTGCTCAGGATTATAAGCAATTTTTCCTTCTGAATCAGTTACGGCGCTACGGATTTTTTTTAGAATTACTTCAGGTGCATCTAATAATCCTATAAAAGACTTAGGATCATTGGAAGACTTACTCATTTTTTTAGTTGGATTTTGTAAATCCATAATTTTACCACCAATTGGTGCAATAAAGTCGGTCGGAATTTTAAATAAATCTTGTTGATAACGATTATTCATTCGTTCGGCAATATTTCGTGTTAATTCAATGTGTTGTTTTTGGTCTTTTCCAACTGGAACTAAATCAGCATCATATAATAAAATATCCGCGACCATTAAAGTTGGGTAAGTTAATAA from Spiroplasma kunkelii CR2-3x includes:
- the trpS gene encoding tryptophan--tRNA ligase, with translation MEQKKPTIVSGITATGQLTLGNYIGAIKNFIELQKDNNLIIFVANLHAITIPISKEELRNNIKNMVALYYACGLDPQKAIIFVQSDVLEVTLLAHILLCNTTIGELSRMTQFKDKSIKIKAENGTEFIPTGLLTYPTLMVADILLYDADLVPVGKDQKQHIELTRNIAERMNNRYQQDLFKIPTDFIAPIGGKIMDLQNPTKKMSKSSNDPKSFIGLLDAPEVILKKIRSAVTDSEGKIAYNPEQKPGVSNLLTIYAVLKKVTIEAAVKEFVQHNYGQLKEQVANTIIEVLEPIQKKYHKLMQDQTIDELIDLGATKARAIANKKITKVKNVVGLNYKKK